The genomic segment TGATTGGAAAGGCgaccggtcgtaaaatcagcccgatcttaaaatttttttataagtacatagtCTACGGAGCTTAAATTGCGATCGGAAACTTACGACgagaaattcaataaaaaaatttaaatgtttgcaACAGATTGTCCGCGATGGTGGCGGTGAAGCGAGCCACTTACTTCCATGCCAAGACCTGTCCACATTGTCAGCGGTTTCCCGGTCTCCAGACCTGGTTGACGAGACGGTCGTCTGATAACATAGAGgtcagtttaaataaattgatcaatttttatttcagatagcGCTAAAAATTGCATTTCACGAGTGTTGGGTAGTGGTGGTAGGGTAAACATAGGGGACAATCATTTCATACAGATTTATCTAAGTGTTAGTTATCTGAAAGTGAAGAAACAGGCCCATTATCTTATTTTGTTCCTCGAACATGATCGTAGATGTACCTAGTTAGATGTACATGGTAGATGTACATAGATCTTATCCCACCCAAGCcctttttataagcttttatttcattttaatgtatgtaaatatgaatgttcgggtggaatcttgtaactacATTTTGAAGCAGCTATCTCCAAATGACTGAGCTGGAATTCTGTACAGTTTCGTTTAGTTTCAATGAcaaagcattattataataagcatgactagatggtgcacccaggaacggcttcCGACGtggaaactcctcaacggtttagtGCACGAACATGATTtattgtcacgcattgaatgaaataagatctttctgacaacaataaagcttgtgtcaaaaatgacatttttgtaaaaattgttttgtgttttattattttaatctagCTTAATATAAGTTAGGctcagtttaattttataatcgcTTCGTGACAAGTTCAAGCGTTAATTTGCGGAGTGGCGTAGTGGCTCCATCGCGGGGTACCTAATTACTTTGCGACCTCTCTTTGATACCACTGGCTCGACTTTAAAGGACTACAAGTTGGATTTTGGTTAATATTCggtaaagtttatatttatcaatgtatacttaaagtattatgtaattagtTTCCGTTCCAAAGTTTCGTCATATGTTCATTcgtcaacaaataaatatttaaaaaaaatgtttatctacGACATGAGCTGAAAAAATTCAACAGagaaacaaatgtatttttaaagctaAATTTTTCgtattacctttttttatgCGACATTTGAGTAGCATCTGCAGTTTGACATAGATATAGAACACCTTCTCTTTTATGTTCTCGTGTGAAACCGCTAAATATTTCCATTGATAGATTTGTATAGCCCTCAGAAAGCAAACCTAATGGAACTGACATTGCCGCGGACAAATGTGCTTCGTGTGTTACGAGTTCCAACACAATACATTTCTTCGGAGGTGACACTTTACAATTGGACGCGTGGGAGCATTTTCTATTGGAATCCCGTTCAAAGGACACGGCACAAATGTGCTGTAAAGTAGAAATAGAATGAGGGAAACGATGCTTGTAAATAAttcagttaaatttatttggataaaaaaatatttcaaactcctttgaaatgtttttttagtaactaattaagtaatcgttgttcttttgttttacatataaatttgttaGTATTGGCTATAATCAGAGTATCTGGTGAATAGAGTTTACCTTTTGTAGtgcatattttgtatgtattgattttgttttgaatgaatttaaaattaatagaatcGAAAATATGCCAAGTATTTTTCTTGTCCTTTGTATTGTTCCACATTAAGTGGGCTCGGCTCTCCTAAATTATTGGCGCGAAGACAGTTGTCGAGTcgggtaatttttttttgcttgccACCATGGGGAAACTTATCCAAGATTTCTTATACTTGTCCACCACCGAGGCTTTTTCACGTCATGATTCTCATATCAACGTTTAATGTGACCGGAGTTCTTGAACGATTTTCAGTCATGGTACCTACAACAAATGCctacaaaaatgtttgaaaagtGTTAtggagtttattttatttggaacatAGGCTTGTTGGGATTTCTTTATGCAAATTTCGGGTGTTTTTAAATAGGCATGAGGTTACTCCTTTATGGTAATATGAGATTTCAagatcatttattatttaagaatatATTAGACCGTTATTCAGCTTCGTATAAAACTTAAGTAGAATTACCTAACACTTTGGgatttttcatgtaaaaggttaatattattatttatttcatgttcCACTTCAGGTAACCTCTAGTATAAGAATTTATCTtgtaaaaataggtattttgattttttattacaagtacTTGTATAGGATagaataaatacatagtatTCTACAGGCATTATGCCGTGGTTTACTCTATTcacttacaaaatttcatcggAATCAGGTACATATATTGCGCGAAGTCATTTATTCAAACCTCTTAGTTTCTCTCTCTTCACATGCTCCGCGGCGAGGATGTCAGggctcaaaataaaaaacctaatcTTTTGAAGGTTAATCTAACCGGTTGTCAGCTTGTGGTAAACCCTGCttggaaattatattattgtcagATAGCTGCTAAGGTTGTATCACATAGTCGctttgtacgacatccacgggagaataGGTGAAGTCCTATTATAGGGCGAAACCACACGCCAACAATTCAAGCCTCTTCTACAGAATATTACTGATTGAGCGTTTTGTTCTAGCCAATGATGATAGCTCACAGGGAGTTCCCCTACCACCGATGGGAGCCCCTTTACATCGGCACGCAGAAGGAACCCTGGTACAATGAAATGCTGGTCTGGGAGGGACTGCAAGACAAAATGACGCAGGTAAGTTTTTCAGTTAGATACTAATGGCCACATAATGGTCTCACATTATACAAGTagccataatatttttcagattttttcgaGTCAGagaaatagtataatataacagagtacaatataaataattgtagaaAACAGCAATTTCAGACAAAACAAAAAGCTAggtatgtacatttttaaatttattttcgtccAGATGCTGGAGTTATGCCTTCAAGATTATCGTCTGATAATCCTGGATGGGGGCTTCCTGTGCCACTCCGCGACACCCATCAGACGCCGGAGAAACGCAGTCGCTATGAAAAACAACAACCAATGGTACCGGAGGGTTTTGGCTGGACTGAAGATAAAATACCCTGACAAACCGGCGTGTAGACTTTTTTGGGGGAGTtagtatacatttttgttatgtacattgtacaatataaataaagatcaaaatatcattgtagataacattaatttaatgtaatctagtaattagtatatatttatgtagatttCAAAGTTCAATCTAAAAGGTTCGTACTACAGCTTGTGTCTGAGAGTTGACATGACTATCTGGCCCCACTATCGCATAAATAATTGCAGAGATTGTCCATGGCTTCGCTCTTTTTTCATCCATTTCGCGAGCTGAGGTGTATTGCTCAGTTTCGAGAACTTCGCcccaaaattttaaacatgtaTTTGGTATAatgttacatacattatacCGATTGCGATACTGGCATTTTTGTCATCATTTTAACCAAAAGAAGCTGTAAGCGGTTATCCATGTATTTggtatgttaaaaataaaataaagtctatGTTTTATCGCTGCTCTGCGTTAGGTCGtacgttaaaaataatattatttttactggaCCTTGTTAACTGCATTATACTATGTGctatataatttagaaatctATGCCAGATTCGTCTTTTCCCGTCTCATACatcaatttattgtaaaactgtAATTTGTCTTTTACCACCGCAATATAATGATGTCATTCCTTATAGAAGATAATATCAATTAGgtatacaatttgtaatttatcattaaataaatagcattttagtaataataggaaataattattttaattggctatgttttatgaagtttttattagtcaacaagtatttttttttgcctaaCAGTATTTCCCGggaaacgaaaaaaaaaacaaacaaccggcacagaaaataaaaaaatggtcaATGCTACGAACACACCCGCAGGAACTGCACGACACGAAGGCACGGCACAAATCGCACACAGTCGTGGATGAGTAGTAGTTagcatttattgattttataattttatctctcatcttcgcgtgttccatGAAGCCCAGGGTTCAGCGTAGGTACCTAAGAATTTTATCAGTACagttaataatttcatttgttttaatagatCTTTGAATAATTCAACCGTcgcaataacaaatattttttaaaatttaaattattatggtaTTATTGCTTTTCATCTTCCTGGCGGTCGCTactgttgaataaaatgaCTTGTCTAATTGActtttaaaagtattgtaaCTCCATCCAATCACGGCACATTGACATTAACAAACCGAGTTTATACCGTAAACATGCTAGCATTGTGTTGTGTATTAGTGTTACACAAGtttaaacttgtaaaaaacCAAACACAACGGCCTGTCTTTCGGATTTACCTACTTGAGCTTGATAGACTTGATTGAAAGTTCTTCTGATTAAATTCAGATGGTCCAAAATCAGATAGGGATACAAAAAATGGATATGGAGAAGAAGAGCCAGGGATGAGAATCTAGACAGATAGTGATAGCTTATATAGaactaaattgtattatagagactatttcgtatttatataaaccGCTTACGTTTTAGGCGGCTGACGCGACGCcagattttaatatatgaaagTGAAGCAGAGATATAAAAATggtttattacttattatgtataatttattagctatatatttgtgtttttatgatGTATTTTGCTGTTAATGATACACTGTGCAGTTGATAAACTTGTGGTGTTTTGTTGctgtacttaataaaaatgcatgtttttaattgaatttatttattgtagtttagtaatattattaaattacagcaaatatttatctcttaatttttacagacttttataatgttaataaaagaaacatttatcaatttacattaaaagtattattataatataataattaataatttttggatcacataatatttaaagtaaattcaGTATAAGAAAGTTCCTAACTTACATTTATTAGTGCTTAAGTAAGTAAATTCACTACAGAGTACACTAACTTAGTTTCTACTTTGATTAGTGGAAAGTCGTCTGTAGAAACGCAATTAGAACAGTCGGGAAACGTATTAGCTACATTAGAACGACACTGTAAATAGATTAGAGTACAGTTACTTGCAATAATAATACCGCATTGTATCATAAAGATACAATTTAAAAGTCCTTTTGACACTTTTTGTTGTTGAGTCTTCACTCTTCCGTCCGTATACTTCTATCGGTCAGTTTTACTAGTAGGATCAAACGGAGAAAACAATCAATTTAGTCCTACTGTTGTAAGCTTGCGTTCACCGATGCGTCAACCTGAACTGCTGGGGAAAAATCGAGATAAGtaatatgagagagagaaagacaATTAGTAGCTTTGGAACAAAAAATGCAACGAAAATCCATCTCCTTACCTTTtgaccaaaatatattttactagattACCAAAATATCGAGGACGGTTGCTGCTTCATCATTGTtatatcaatgaaaattattcCTGTATCTCTGTGTTAGTTAcccatgtaaaaatattttaaacatgtaAATACATGGTATGATTGATACAGGAATTACtttaatgatttaataatatgtagttAGTTCTGAAATATTAATCTACATTCTAAGAACATCTACTTTCTAAGCTTTCGGGATATCCAAAGTACTACATCTATCATCCTAAACACGTAGTACTTAAGTATTACTGTTTAATTAACAGTACTATTATACTGTTAATTAAACAGTTTGggataaatgtataaataaagtaatattcaGCTCAgagttgaattttatttttttacagccTTTACATCAatgaataaagtatattttttcactttttcctTTTGACATTATGAACTCAATTCTCTTAAATAATGCATGTAAGGTTgactataaaatgtatattaagtatatcCTCCACGTCGTGGTTATTGAGTGAAATGTAACACATACGAGTACAcgacgagtcagattggttttacaaactcatatggcacaaTTAGGATTAGAACCTGGGTCCTTTTTAATCGTGATAGTCATTTAATCGTCATAGTGAGTGTCAGGTGACAGGATTGTTTCTGTCAACTGGAGTTCAAGTAACTAAACactgtttttgtatttttcggaaataataaaaaagaatccaaaaaataattcactagagtttttatttacaatcgtctaaaaatatacatcaaatagtaatttgtaaataaaatattggcaGTCATCAATCAACTGCAAATAATGTACTATTAAAAGGAGCGGAGCTTAGTAAACAGTCTTCCAAGTGAAGAGGTAAATAGAGGGGTTGTCATGGAGTTATTTTTGTGTTCAGGTGCTACAATCAGGGGtgaatctaatattttatctcaactaatattctaaatgcAAAAGTGAGGTTGTATATATTCGTTTAGTACTTCTTTAGGCTTTATCTTTTCAACTCATATTTGTCACATGCTCGTGATACAGAGGAGTGGATAAAGGATACCTTTTATAAGTACTGTTCCTGAGGGAAATACACGTAGACGAAGCTGCGAGCAAGagctataaattatataaatgcgatagtttTGATGTCTATGCAgtgtatatctatttattaagaaattagcTGTTGCCTGCGGTTCcgactttgatgaaatttggcacagaaatataaaatgtgtcgTTCTAAGGGAAAATGTAGCTTATGGAGGGAAATTgcttaaaatgttttacttgctcatttttattaaaaatggcCAAAATATATTCACACTGCCCTccagaaaatgtttttgaaatagaacagttctatttgttttattgtatgctattttctttaatttttgggtatacctataaataaacaaggaaatacctttacaaataaatacctttATTTGGAATGTCACAAATATACCTTAAGGAGTTACTTAAGTTATCTTTTAATTAACGTGGACGTAGTCGCGGACGGAGCGCTCTAATATTCTCAAGTTGGTAGCCCTGAGAATCTAGAAGTTTCGGTAGTGGGTGTTACTTTCGatcaatttatattagaaGCGAAGGTTTCGccttcaaataaaaatgaaacgcCATCTTGTTTTCTGAAAGTTTAATTGATTTAACACCTGCTGAATATTATCAGAAAAAGTTGTTTGATTTGCAAATATTTggtaagtacttaaatttaattgatgaaattataataaataaatcaactttTATATGTCAAATGTGTAACGGGTGGCCTATAATTTACTGAATaaatgagattttatttttatttcactattcAATAgctaaaaagttaaaattttaccaatgtttttcataaaatccAATTACAGATATCCAATATCTGAAATGGGATCTTATGAAAACCATTGGCACCCAACTAATCAGGTTATAATATTCTGATAGATAATAgtaattaagatttaattCGACTCTCCCGCATTCTgttaaactgaaaaaaaaacatttaactaAACCATATCTCGAAGTGTATTAGTagatattagataaatataatggtAGTTTAGATATATCCAGTTAAGTTGTTAGCAAATAGGATCTATCATCCTATATTTCTCTGTTTACTTGGAACAAACCAGGGCCGGCAAATACAATAACTGAAATCAAATGGCTGCCCGGGTCCGACTCAGCGGGATAAATACCGTaggaatttgtttttatgtggctttatttacataacatgTAAAAGTCATTATagccattttaatgtataaaatgttgagGTACTAGTCGTCCCTATCCATAACTATTAGATAAGCAGAATGGGACATGAATCGACACACGGGCTCAATGAAGATTGGTGGATTTTAAAGACTAGACATACAGTCGGGACCAATGGGtcaagaaataattttttttggtcacccatagCCAATGCGAAAGTGGATTAACCGCCAATTCACTATCGTACATCGAGCTTGTAAGCGTCTGTGTACAATCTGTCTTTAAAGTGTAGAAAATACAAGAGGGTGGCTTCCTCTTGGCCGGCAACACTGGATGTTTATCAACCGAACCATTAGATTTGTTATGGCAATGACCAAATCCATGTAAGTAGTTCGTTAAAATTAAGTTCTCTGCACTTTATTGATAATCTTCAAAAGTTTGGTTCATTTTGATTTGCAATCGACAGCTAACAAATCGAAGGCCTCAATGCTACATTACATTATCAGTTGTCATTGTCACCCAGGCTGTCTAAATAGGAGTGTACCttcattacaatattacaGCTTGCCGAGCGACGGTGAGAAGGGTCTCGTTTCCGGGAGACAAGTATCTTGTTCTCCACTGGATTAGATTTGGATTTGCACTAAGTGCTAGAACCACTTGGCTTTTGGGATTCCTTACATTGTCATTCTTCCTtacataaatttgaaattgtcatTCCATCttggaaaatataatagaaataaagtaATACAGTCTTTggtaataaagtaattttaataacagtcATAcgaaaacatacaaaattgtaaaatacgCGCAGATGTTGCAATGGCGGACGACGCTTCAGTAGTGTAACGGTCTCACTTCCTGCGGCAAGCtggaacaataaaaaaacactattattataagtatatcgTGGTACGAATAATATTCGTTTATATGAAGAAATAGTCGATAATGTTATATGACTATTCGAATTGCCTATGCGTGATTTTCTCGGCCTTTATTGCAACGAAAACATTAATGTTGAGAAATTCTTTGAAGTACTTAAATAGTTAAGGAAGCATCTGAATACCGCCACATTTAATTTCTGTTCTTTGTTCTTCatttgactttaaaattttctacattaattaaaattctctAAATTAAAACTCTTTCGCTCTAGCCACTGAAATTGGTTTTATATCATTACATTATctaagttttgaaaataataaggagatgaaaaagttctgaaatcgagcgggaattgagcccacgcccctgtctatcctaTAAGTAATACTATCAATTTCTAAGGATAACTTCCTTAACAGGTGATATCAGGAAACCAGTGCTTTGCTCATCTCTGCTGTGAGCAAAGATTTTTCAATGAGCTTATCATCATTTTGAGTTGTTGCAGCACACTCAAGCTTATTTGTTAGTTATAATATAGTGTTACCATTTACGTTATTTATGAGCATGTGTGTGTCTTAGTTActcaaataaagtattattatattctaaatatgtacaaatctGATTGTTTTACATTTCCGTTTGGCGGAGAATTGGCCTAAACgttgttttatttgcaaattttcaCATAGCGAATTGTGTTGTGTCTGAAAAAGTTTGGAGCCCCAGGACAGGGTATAAAGTAAAGACAGAGTGTCGTAAATATAGTTTGAGAATATGCTTTGTGAAACAAATTTCGTTAACTTGTAATTAGAGTCCTACCTATGTTAGTTTTGCAGGACATTGGAGGTTGTCATACTAGAAGGCTTAAACTCAGCATTGGGCAGAAAAGGGCTGAAATGATGATGCAGATGATCAATTTCATCGgtaatgttgattttttttctatttataactGTGGAATATTCATTGAACTACATTGAAaagtgtataaaattataattgcaaATTGTAGCTCTTATACCAATTATGATAAGAGTTTCTTATGAAGTTTTTTAGTTAGTATATTCCCATTGTTTCTTTTAACTATTGTTTTTTCATAGTGAAACTACGTCATTTAGGTTGAGTTTGCATCGTTAGTGGTTCATATGAAACCAAATAGTATCGCCTGCACCAAATCGTGTACATTACACGATTTggttaataagaaataaatatgtgaattaaaatttcaggcgtcaaaattttaattcacgTCTTCACTTTTTTACTTATCCAGAGTTTGAATTAGTTCAGATTAGTGACAAGCAGTGGTGTCACAGACAGATCCTTCTGAATTATATTTCGACGGCGCTCTGCGTTAAAACAAGAATTCTTCtaactttattattagaaattaaaaatatgtgtaagtATGATGtactatttttactaaaatctGAAAACTGGTTGGCATTAGTTACTTGCacgtcatttatttttatacatcttTTGCGAAAATAAACATTAGCATAGATATATGgataaaatgaaaagtatctaaaaataaataaagagcaCATCATTGCCGATAGTTTCAAGGAAAAAGGTAAAATTAGAAATCCTTTTAATTATGCTTACACAGAAGCAATTATAATTGCTTCTGTGTAACGAAcgactgaaaataaaactttttcacTAAAGTTCCTGGAATATAAAGCAGGAAAACACTATATTTATCATTCAGAAGTCGTAGAGTTGCGTTGAGTTAGTAATTAGTTTCTAGTTAACGATTCTGATTTGTTGACATTCTTTTTTACTGTGAAATCgttatagaaaatttatttatcttcccTTCATAGTTATTTCCTTTCATAACGATTAATTTTTCTATCTCTATCTTCTGAGCTTTGCTCGGTTTCTTTCGCAGCCATAATATACGGCGTGGCCCATGCAGGGTCtgcttttctaattttttcCCCACTTCATACGGTCTTTGTATTCGTATGTATAACTCCCATCTTGTGATATACGGAttgataacatatttatttcaccaatCGATCAGATCAATCAAATATATGATTGTGATTGATTGGAGCAACGAGTTGGTTAATAACGAATGTAGTAAACTACATTACagtaaaaagtttgtttaaatGTACACATTGAAAGACCtctatcaatttatttatattgaagatTAGATTCATGGCTTAATAACTAATcttacatatgtatttgtcataCAAATTTTTGCTCAATAGataagtaaattaatcaaCAATATTGATGTGAATATCGtttgtattttcattcatCAAATAACTAGGTTATTGTggataaagatttatttatatacaatcaAATGGGGAATCgcatttatcattaaaaatacattaggtTATTGCCTAGTTTACTTTTTTGTGTCAActgatttgataaaattttccaGAGTTGAACTTTTTGTGTTATTTCTCAGGTCATGGTgaatcaaaacaatatatttttcaagtttatCAATTTGACCAGATGCATGGTGGTCGGGTTTTCGTGTGGCCTCTAATAACCCAACTTCTTAAACGGAACTTGTAGATAAATATTGATCTACTGAGTACACACCAGCACtggtatattattaaaatcaataactGTCAAACGCACCTGGTTATGAGGAAAAGGACTTATTACTTAAGGCTTACCTAGGTCATCTTTCTCTCAGTGTTCTTGTCTATGTCAATGCAAAGTCCAGTATGTTTTTAGGGATATATTGGAAGTTGAGTAGCATCGGCTTGTAACATCACGCTATAATAAAGAGTACTACGTTACTGTTGCATGGGTATACGAGCCGCGACCCTTCGCACGCGGCTTAGCCTGGATGAGATGGAAAAACATCCTCTCCGCAACTTAATCAGCTATCTCAAGCGGGAACATAAACTCCAGCATGTTTTTCAGTCTTCCCgattgttgtattttaaaaaaagaggACTTACTTAGCCTGGATGAGGTGGAAAAGCATTTTACTCACGGCTTCCTCAGCTATCTCGAGCGAGATCGCAAATTCCAGAATGCTTTCGTTGAAGCAGTCGTTGTAGGTGGACGCCACTTATCAGCGGTCGGACATGCTTTTCATGTTATCCATACATAGCCGGGAGATACTAGTGCACACCTCGCAGAAGCTCTTcccgattttttaaattgactaATAGGAAAAAGCGGACTTACTTAGCCTGGATGAGGTGGAAGGGCATCTTTCTCACGGCTTCCTCAGCTATCTCGAGCGGGAACGCAAACTCCAGCATATTTTCGTTCAAGCAGTCGTTGTAGGTGGACGCGAGCTGGCAGCGGTCGGACATGCCCTCGATACTGTCCAGGCAAAGTCGGGAGATGCTGCTCAGCTTACGGACTACGCGGGAGTTCTTCCCGTTGACCAGACTCGCCAGGTGGACTAGTAGCTCGCGGTTTACCTGGAATAAGGGAATGTTGTTATGGTTTCATTAATTACTAGCTGATGCTCGCAGCTCCACCGCGGTAATCTATGTTGGCCCTTAGGGTAGTTAACTATgtctattacaaaaaatatcaaaatcaaccCAGCAGTTTACCCATGAgatattagtatgtatatgAATTGAAAATGCATTGTTTGCtccataaattttgtattaattagcTTTAATGTATGTTATATGGTTTGCTCTGTTTATAGAAAGGACGTTGTTATTCTTGTTATTGGCTTATAGGATATATAGGTgtatgctttatttttatttcgatatatAATTTTGGTGGCCTCGTATTCATGCTGCCTTGCCTGTTTGacacacaatttatttgtaaatttataaagcTCTGTGTGTAAACTGATTTTTCTCTTATAACTGGAATGATATCAAGaaagttttccttttttttctaccagaaatgtattcatttatattgCTTTAAGACAC from the Plodia interpunctella isolate USDA-ARS_2022_Savannah chromosome 20, ilPloInte3.2, whole genome shotgun sequence genome contains:
- the LOC128678805 gene encoding uncharacterized protein LOC128678805 isoform X1 produces the protein MIYSVIKVFSIYFTCVHGLGHGHSSAGTMVDFTDPKVQGHLDALVRMAQSCVIRVRATPKDVRAYFTNSSPVSRSGQCFAACMLEQSDVITHGKVNRELLVHLASLVNGKNSRVVRKLSSISRLCLDSIEGMSDRCQLASTYNDCLNENMLEFAFPLEIAEEAVRKMPFHLIQANPFLPNAEFKPSSMTTSNVLQN